TTACCAGACGTCACTATCTTTAATACTTCTCCTACCGGAATCCCGCTATCAACATAGAGCTTGATCTCTTCCAGTATAGCCTCTCCATGTTTAACGCCAGGTGCACCTGAGTCAGTTCCCATACCAAGGGGGACTCCCAATCTGAATGCAAGTTCAATTTTTTGGACCTGCTCTTCACATATTTTTTCTATTGTTTCAACTTCATCCATGCTCCAATTTGAACGGTTCCAATTACGGGCCTGAGCAGCAACCGGAATTACCGTGGGTATCCAACTAACCTGCTTATCTGCCATCTTTTTTAGCGTTTCTGTTTTAACAAAGTAGCCGTGTTCTACCGAATCTACTCCAGCCTGAACAGCCAACTCTACTGCTTCGTCTGAACTGGCATGGGCCATAGTTTTAAGCCCTTTTTTGTTTGCATAGCCAATAATGGCCTGCAACTCATCAAAGGGCATCAATTTACCTTCAACAGAACCATAAGAGTTAAAACTTACAACACCGGAAAGTACAATCTTTAACTGATCAATACCGGAATCTGAAAGTCTCTCGATTACAAAAGGGATTTCTTCAGGAGAATCGTAGCCATGACCCAGAAAAGAACCATAGCCTTCTTTTCTGCGTAAGGCTTCGCCAGTAGCAACAATTTGAGGTAAAACTTCTTTTCTTTTACTAAAATAATCCCTGAAATGAAGATTAAATCCCCTGCTATCCCCACCATCCCTAACTACACCAACCCCAGCCCTGGCGGTATTCTCCAAAGCTTTGATAATATGAACCTTGAATCCTTCAGGGGTTCTCCACATTTCCAGCGCAGTACTGAGACCATCGCCTCCCAGTGCCAGATGAACATGGGCATCAATTAATGACGGCATTAGAACCTGCCCTCTTTCTAAAGAAAACAGGTTGGGAGAATGGTAAACATGGACCGGTAATTTTTCATAGGAGATGGCTTGAAGTGAAGAAATTATACCATTTTCGATTTTAATAAGGATGTCTCTGGTCTGTAAAAGCTCACTACCGACCAATGCTCCAGGTGCCCATATGTAAAGAGATGTATGTTTATCTATTGGGATAATCTCTGTCATCAATAAGCAACAGCTTCCTATCTGCTATAAACATAAGGTTACTCCTGACCACGGCCGAGAAGGAGATAAATAACTGATCCAAAAATGATCACTGCTATGATCACGATCCAACCGGCTTTCGATATATACTTTACCTTCTTGCGCTGCATCAGATCGGTAATAGCAACAGCGATCAGCACCAGATTTATTACAAATATAATGGCGATGATCAATAGGGTGGAACCGGACATATCAGGAATTCCTCCTCCAATAACCTAATTAACCTATAAGACTCAGGTAACTTCTACAGTTAACCGCAGATAACCTTCCCCGTAAAGATACAATGAAAGAAGCTCTGCAGCTAAGAGATAAAAGCAGCGAAATCACCAGGGTAGGTTCATATTCGCTGCTTACTTTTAATAGTATTATACAACAGGTTTTCAAATCATCCTGAGTCAGGATTCTTTTTTGCTTTTAGTGCTCTTGGCAATCATCCAGATGCCAACAACAATAAGACCAACGATCCATAAATAGTTCAGGTAACTCAGATAATCAACCCAACGGCCTGATTCGGCAAAACCAATAAAACCGGCAAAGAGAAAAAGTCCTATAGCCGGGTATAAGGGCCAGAACCGTCCTCCATGATCGAGCTCTTTGAACCACATAGTGTGGACAAGCAAAACCGCAAAAAAACTTAATCCGAGAAGCAGAAAGAAATATGCTGCACTCACTACTCCGTCAGCCGGAGCTACAGTGAGAGAAGCAAAGATACCAACTGCCAGCAGCACAGTTCCCGGAATTAGAAAACCGACATTCCCATATTCTTTTCGTCCGCCAAGTAAAACATAGGTTGCAATAAATCCCAGGGCAAGCATGAATAGAAAAATCTGTCCGGGTATTACACCTAATTGGCTTAGTAACAAGACAATACCTGCAACTATTAAAATAATACCGCCTTTTACCGATTTACTCATTTCCAATCTCTCCTTTAGGGCTTGTTTTTCTATATAATAATCCCTGAATCTTCAGCAAAACAGTAACTGCGGTCATTAAATAGTCACTGACTAATATTACTGCAGTCATGTTTGTATTAGACGAAACAAAGAAGAAATTCTTTTATCTAGATCAGGTATTTATTCAGGGCCAGCAGTACTGCCTGCGTACGGTCGTTGGTTCCGAGTTTGCTGTAGATTACACTAACCTGGTTTTTCACAGTTCCTTCGCTTAAAAAAAGCTTGGACGCTATATCACTGTTGTTTAATCCATCAGCCATTAAGCTGAGTATCTCTTTTTCTCGCTTGGTTAATAAATCATTTTCCAATGCAGTAACTTTTGCTGTATCAATTTTTTCAGAACCAGCAGCCCTGCCAACTAGCTTGGCAGCAATCTCGGGCTGGAGCATTATATTGCCCTTGTGAGTTACCCTGATTGTTTCAAAAAGTTTTTCCGATGGTAAATCTTTGAGCAAAAATGTTTTTGCCCCGGCCTGCATAGCTTTGATTATCAGTTCGTCATCATCGAAGGTTGTCAGGATAATAACTTTTGTATCAGGGCACTCTTCAGCTATATACCTGGTTGCTTCAACACCGTCCATTTCGGGCATCCGGATATCCATCAGGACTATATCCGGCCCTAGCTGTCGACATAAGTTAAGCGCTTCCCTGCCATTCGCAGCTGTGCCAAGAGTAGTCAGATCTTCCTCCAGATCAATGATAGTCTGCAGACCTTCCCGCATCAGCTGTTGATCATCAGCAACTATAATTTTTATCTTACCTCTCATACCTTGAAATCCTCCAGTAACATTCGAACCAAAAACCCTTGAGGCTGTAAATTCGTAAAAGAAACATCGCCACCGATTGTTGCCGCCCGTTCACGAATTCCCTGCAGTCCGTATCCTTCTTGCAACTCTGTGTTTCCCTTTCCGTTATCTTCAATTTCGAGCAGTAGTTTCCGTTCCAGTTGCTGTAAGTTAATCTTTATAGTTGAAGCCTGTCCGTGGCGAATACCATTCGTAATGCTTTCCTGGGCAATTCTGTAAATAACAAGTTCAACATTCTCTGGCAATTCAATTCCGTCTTCGATATTTAACAGTATTGAAACTCCACTTCCTTCATAATCACGGATCAAGCCCTTCAGGGCATCTGGGAAGCCCAGCGTTTCAACAGGATCTGAACGTAATGACTTTACGGTCAGGCGCACTTCTTCAAGTCCCTTTCGGGCCTGCTCCTGGCTTTTCTTCAACTCATCAAGGGCTTTTTGTGGCTCCCGGATTACCAGCTTCTTCCCTGCCTCAAGGGTGACAATTATCGCCGTCAGCGTATGAGCCAGAGTATCATGAAGCTCCCGTGCAATACGGGTCCTTTCTTCAACAGCAGCAAGTTGTTCTCGTTCTTTGCTCACTTCCATAAGCTTCAGGTATGCTTTCTCAAGGTCTGCACGGGAGCGATCCAGCTGTTCCAGGGCTGCTTCAGCTCGCTCCCGTTCTTCGGTTTGCCTTCTGGCAAGGTAGCTGACAGCATAGGCAAAAAGAAAGAAGAGTGCATTGATCATAATTACTGCCATATTATCCCAATTTAAGGTGTTCCTCCAGTAAAATCCGGCTGCACTGACAGCAATGAACCCGGTGATCGCAAAAATAAAAATATATTCTCCCGTGGGGCTTTTGTAAGCCAGGAGACTTTCGGCAATTAAAATAATCAGTAAAATGCCACCGACAGAAGTCCCATCCATGAATATAAAGATATAAGCTGCCAGGAGCTGTATGTATAGACTGGGGATACTATATGCTGGATACTTATTATCAAGGTAAAAAGTCCTGATATTGTCAAGTGTAAATATAATCAAAAACGGCAGAAAGGGACCCTTAAAAGATATCCCTTCAGTAATTACCGAAACCCAGAGGACTGCCGTGTATCCTCCATATTTGCCCAAGTTCAAAATCAGGCCAGTTTTTCGATCCATTTATTACTCCTGTTAATATCAGAAATTGCTGCAAAATTGCACTTCAAACCCATTATAGCACAGTGATTGCTCCATAATGAAACGTTTCAAAAAAGTTTGACTTTTACAGCATAAAATGGCATAATGTTAATATTCAGGAATGAAAAGGCAAAACTGCTGAAAAGTGGCGACGCAAAACTACAGGGGCTAAGAGCATTTTTATGCTGATGCCAGCCAGCTGCCGGTTTGAATAGCAATAAACCGGTCCCGTCTGGAAATTAGGCGGGTTTTTTGGTCTTTTCTATGATGGTCTGATCCTCTCATGGAGGATGCATATGTTTAATAAGAATCAAAAAAAGCAATATTTACTTGCTGCTTTGCTGGCCATTTTAATTACATTTGGTCCGGCCGGGATGGCTCATGCTGTAATGGTCGAACTGAGTCTGGAAGAACTCTCAACTGAGGCTGACTCTGTAATATTGGGAACGGTTGAAGAAATATCGAGCCAGTGGAATGAGGATTATACCAGCATATACAGTACTGTAACTGTTATTGTGGAAGAATTAATAAGTGGCGTAACCACTGGTAATACTGTAAGTATAATTGTTCCCGGTGGAAATGTTGATGGAATTACCCAGTTTGTATCGGATAATCCAAATTTCAAACCGGGAGAAACAGCGGTTTTTTTCCTCAATGAACGCCCCGGACAAATACTACCGCGCAGGCAGATCCAGCCAAAGACATACGATGTTTTTGGAAGTTTCCAGGGTAAGTTTGAAGTAAAAGGCAATAAATCCAGGGGCATCCCGGTAGAAATATTAAAAGAAGAGATCAA
This is a stretch of genomic DNA from Bacillota bacterium. It encodes these proteins:
- a CDS encoding amidohydrolase family protein, which translates into the protein MTEIIPIDKHTSLYIWAPGALVGSELLQTRDILIKIENGIISSLQAISYEKLPVHVYHSPNLFSLERGQVLMPSLIDAHVHLALGGDGLSTALEMWRTPEGFKVHIIKALENTARAGVGVVRDGGDSRGFNLHFRDYFSKRKEVLPQIVATGEALRRKEGYGSFLGHGYDSPEEIPFVIERLSDSGIDQLKIVLSGVVSFNSYGSVEGKLMPFDELQAIIGYANKKGLKTMAHASSDEAVELAVQAGVDSVEHGYFVKTETLKKMADKQVSWIPTVIPVAAQARNWNRSNWSMDEVETIEKICEEQVQKIELAFRLGVPLGMGTDSGAPGVKHGEAILEEIKLYVDSGIPVGEVLKIVTSGNASLVGLGSNIGTIARGMKPALMVINGDPLQELDSLKNVERMFIPIGK
- a CDS encoding PLDc N-terminal domain-containing protein, whose translation is MSGSTLLIIAIIFVINLVLIAVAITDLMQRKKVKYISKAGWIVIIAVIIFGSVIYLLLGRGQE
- a CDS encoding response regulator transcription factor is translated as MRGKIKIIVADDQQLMREGLQTIIDLEEDLTTLGTAANGREALNLCRQLGPDIVLMDIRMPEMDGVEATRYIAEECPDTKVIILTTFDDDELIIKAMQAGAKTFLLKDLPSEKLFETIRVTHKGNIMLQPEIAAKLVGRAAGSEKIDTAKVTALENDLLTKREKEILSLMADGLNNSDIASKLFLSEGTVKNQVSVIYSKLGTNDRTQAVLLALNKYLI
- a CDS encoding sensor histidine kinase, which encodes MDRKTGLILNLGKYGGYTAVLWVSVITEGISFKGPFLPFLIIFTLDNIRTFYLDNKYPAYSIPSLYIQLLAAYIFIFMDGTSVGGILLIILIAESLLAYKSPTGEYIFIFAITGFIAVSAAGFYWRNTLNWDNMAVIMINALFFLFAYAVSYLARRQTEERERAEAALEQLDRSRADLEKAYLKLMEVSKEREQLAAVEERTRIARELHDTLAHTLTAIIVTLEAGKKLVIREPQKALDELKKSQEQARKGLEEVRLTVKSLRSDPVETLGFPDALKGLIRDYEGSGVSILLNIEDGIELPENVELVIYRIAQESITNGIRHGQASTIKINLQQLERKLLLEIEDNGKGNTELQEGYGLQGIRERAATIGGDVSFTNLQPQGFLVRMLLEDFKV